One segment of Streptomyces sp. YIM 121038 DNA contains the following:
- a CDS encoding PfkB family carbohydrate kinase yields the protein MAVPPAVPPVVPTGTPVAPGSTRAAPAGTAVDPLKSARRAGDPPCDVYLTGTVFLDIIFTGLDSAPVRGTESWARGMGSSPGGVANMATALARLGLRTSLAAAFGDDHYGEYCWDALEQGEGIDLTSSRTVPDWHSPVTVSMAYEGERTMVSHGHEPPPDAHAPDGGAPACPPRARAAVASLTPGTRAPWIESAARRGTTIFADVGWDDTGRWDLGQLPDLRHCEAFLPNAEEAMRYTRTTCPRAAAHALTEHVPVAVVTLGAEGAYAVDGRTGETASVPAIEVEALDPTGAGDVFVAGFVTSTLADWPLADRLAFAGLTAALSVQEFGGSLSAPGWEEIGAWWRRVRELDRQDPVALERYGFLEALLPDAARPWPLRRAVPTIGFRRSA from the coding sequence ATGGCCGTACCACCTGCCGTACCACCTGTCGTACCCACCGGAACGCCCGTGGCGCCGGGAAGCACGCGCGCCGCGCCCGCCGGCACCGCCGTGGACCCGCTCAAGTCGGCCCGGCGCGCGGGCGATCCGCCCTGCGACGTGTATCTGACCGGCACCGTGTTCCTCGACATCATCTTCACGGGCCTCGACTCCGCGCCCGTGCGCGGCACGGAGTCCTGGGCCCGGGGCATGGGGTCGAGCCCCGGCGGCGTCGCGAACATGGCGACCGCGCTCGCCCGGCTCGGCCTGCGCACCTCGCTCGCCGCCGCCTTCGGCGACGACCACTACGGGGAGTACTGCTGGGACGCCCTGGAGCAGGGCGAGGGCATCGACCTGACCTCCTCACGGACCGTGCCGGACTGGCACTCGCCGGTGACGGTCTCCATGGCGTACGAGGGCGAGCGGACCATGGTCAGCCACGGCCACGAGCCGCCGCCCGACGCCCACGCGCCGGACGGCGGCGCGCCCGCGTGCCCGCCCCGCGCGCGGGCCGCCGTCGCCTCCCTCACGCCGGGCACGCGCGCCCCCTGGATCGAGTCCGCGGCCCGGCGCGGCACGACGATCTTCGCCGACGTCGGCTGGGACGACACCGGCCGCTGGGACCTGGGGCAACTGCCCGACCTGCGGCACTGCGAGGCCTTCCTGCCGAACGCGGAGGAGGCGATGCGGTACACCCGCACCACCTGCCCGCGCGCCGCCGCCCACGCCCTGACCGAGCACGTGCCGGTCGCCGTGGTCACCCTCGGCGCCGAGGGCGCGTACGCGGTGGACGGGCGCACCGGCGAGACGGCGTCCGTGCCCGCCATCGAGGTGGAGGCGCTCGACCCCACCGGCGCGGGCGACGTGTTCGTCGCGGGCTTCGTGACCAGCACCCTCGCCGACTGGCCGCTCGCCGACCGGCTCGCCTTCGCCGGACTGACGGCCGCGCTGTCCGTGCAGGAGTTCGGGGGCTCCCTGTCGGCGCCCGGCTGGGAGGAGATCGGCGCCTGGTGGCGGCGCGTGCGCGAGCTCGACCGGCAGGACCCCGTGGCCCTGGAGCGCTACGGCTTCCTGGAGGCGCTGCTCCCGGACGCCGCCCGCCCCTGGCCGCTGCGGCGCGCCGTGCCCACCATCGGCTTCCGGCGTTCCGCCTGA
- a CDS encoding glucarate dehydratase family protein has translation MLTVTDVRLTPVLVADPPLLNAQGLHQPYTPRLIIEVETEDGTVGAGETYGDGRYLELARPLAAKLVGRAVGDLNGLFTLADGIGVDAHRVDTAVDGGGLRGAQTADKLRLSVVSGFEVACLDALGKALGLPVHALLGGKVRDSVEYSGYLFYKYAAHPRGTAAEEDGWGPALDPDGIVAQARAFAERYGFRSFKLKGGVFPPEEEAAAIRALAAAFPGAPLRLDPNGAWSVETSVKVADGLADVLEYLEDPALGTAAMAGVAARTSVPLATNMCVTTFEEIPEAFARRAVRVVLSDHHYWGGLRRTRELAAVCRTFGVDVSMHSNTHLGISLAAMTHVAATVPGLRHACDTHYPWQSEDVLTERPRFERGRVTVGDAPGLGVEIDRDRLDALHRRWLDEDFAALRDRDDAAAMRRAKPEWVTPSVPRW, from the coding sequence ATGCTCACCGTCACCGATGTGCGGCTCACCCCCGTGCTCGTCGCCGACCCCCCGCTCCTGAACGCCCAGGGACTGCACCAGCCGTACACACCGCGCCTGATCATCGAGGTGGAGACGGAGGACGGCACGGTCGGCGCGGGGGAGACGTACGGCGACGGGAGGTATCTGGAGCTGGCCCGGCCGCTGGCCGCGAAGCTGGTGGGGCGGGCGGTGGGGGACCTCAACGGACTGTTCACACTGGCGGACGGCATCGGCGTGGACGCCCACCGCGTGGACACCGCCGTGGACGGCGGCGGCCTGCGCGGCGCGCAGACCGCGGACAAGCTGCGCCTCTCCGTGGTGTCGGGCTTCGAGGTGGCGTGCCTGGACGCCCTCGGCAAGGCGCTCGGGCTGCCCGTGCACGCGCTGCTCGGCGGCAAGGTGCGGGACTCCGTGGAGTACAGCGGCTATCTGTTCTACAAGTACGCCGCGCACCCGCGGGGCACGGCCGCCGAGGAGGACGGCTGGGGGCCCGCGCTCGACCCGGACGGCATCGTCGCGCAGGCGCGGGCGTTCGCCGAGCGGTACGGGTTCCGGTCGTTCAAGCTCAAGGGCGGTGTGTTCCCGCCGGAGGAGGAAGCCGCCGCCATCAGGGCGCTCGCCGCGGCCTTCCCGGGGGCGCCGCTCAGGCTCGACCCCAACGGGGCCTGGTCCGTGGAGACTTCCGTCAAGGTCGCCGACGGGCTCGCGGACGTACTGGAGTACCTGGAGGACCCGGCCCTCGGCACCGCCGCCATGGCCGGGGTCGCCGCGCGGACCTCCGTGCCGCTCGCCACCAACATGTGCGTGACGACCTTCGAGGAGATACCCGAGGCCTTCGCGCGGCGGGCCGTGCGCGTGGTGCTCAGCGACCACCACTACTGGGGCGGGCTGCGGCGGACGCGGGAACTGGCCGCCGTGTGCCGGACGTTCGGCGTGGACGTCTCCATGCACTCCAACACGCACCTGGGGATCAGCCTCGCCGCCATGACGCACGTCGCGGCCACCGTGCCCGGCCTGCGGCACGCCTGCGACACGCACTACCCGTGGCAGAGCGAGGACGTGCTCACCGAGCGGCCGCGGTTCGAGCGGGGGCGCGTCACCGTCGGCGACGCCCCCGGGCTCGGGGTCGAGATCGACCGCGACCGGCTCGACGCGCTGCACCGGCGGTGGCTGGACGAGGACTTCGCCGCGCTGCGGGACCGCGACGACGCGGCGGCGATGCGGCGCGCGAAACCGGAGTGGGTGACTCCGTCCGTGCCGCGCTGGTAG
- a CDS encoding PhoH family protein, with the protein MTQTPTAQTPAQAQARAHFTVPAKHPMVTVLGSGDALLRVIEQAFPAADIHVRGNEISAVGDAREVALVQRLFDEMMLVLRTGQPMTEDAVERSIAMLRAGETGEGPDETPAEVLTQNILSSRGRTIRPKTLNQKRYVDAIDKHTIVFGIGPAGTGKTYLAMAKAVQALQSKQVNRIILTRPAVEAGERLGFLPGTLYEKIDPYLRPLYDALHDMLDPDSIPRLMAAGTIEVAPLAYMRGRTLNDAFIILDEAQNTSPEQMKMFLTRLGFESKIVITGDVTQVDLPNGTKSGLRQVQDILDGVDDVHFSRLTSHDVVRHKLVGRIVDAYEKYDSENGTENGSHKGRSRGK; encoded by the coding sequence ATGACTCAGACACCGACAGCTCAGACCCCTGCGCAGGCACAGGCGCGAGCCCACTTCACGGTCCCGGCCAAGCACCCGATGGTGACCGTCCTTGGCTCCGGAGACGCGCTGCTGCGCGTGATCGAGCAGGCCTTCCCGGCGGCCGACATCCACGTCCGGGGCAATGAGATCAGCGCCGTGGGGGACGCCCGTGAAGTCGCCCTCGTGCAGCGCCTGTTCGACGAGATGATGCTGGTGCTCCGCACCGGACAGCCGATGACGGAGGACGCAGTGGAACGCTCGATCGCCATGCTCAGAGCGGGCGAGACCGGCGAAGGGCCGGACGAGACCCCGGCCGAGGTGCTCACCCAGAACATCCTCTCCTCGCGCGGCCGCACCATCCGCCCCAAGACGCTCAACCAGAAGCGGTACGTCGACGCGATCGACAAGCACACGATCGTCTTCGGCATCGGCCCCGCGGGCACCGGCAAGACCTATCTGGCCATGGCCAAGGCCGTCCAGGCCCTCCAGTCCAAGCAGGTCAACCGCATCATCCTGACCCGCCCCGCCGTCGAGGCGGGCGAGCGCCTCGGCTTCCTGCCCGGCACGCTGTACGAGAAGATCGACCCCTACCTCCGCCCGCTGTACGACGCGCTGCACGACATGCTGGACCCGGACTCGATCCCGCGCCTGATGGCGGCCGGGACCATCGAGGTCGCCCCGCTGGCGTACATGCGCGGCCGGACGCTGAACGACGCGTTCATCATCCTGGACGAGGCGCAGAACACGAGCCCCGAGCAGATGAAGATGTTCCTCACCCGGCTCGGCTTCGAATCCAAGATCGTGATCACGGGCGACGTCACCCAGGTCGACCTGCCGAACGGCACGAAGTCCGGCCTGCGCCAGGTCCAGGACATCCTGGACGGCGTCGACGACGTGCACTTCTCGCGGCTCACCTCCCACGATGTCGTCCGGCACAAGCTGGTCGGCCGTATCGTCGACGCGTACGAGAAGTACGACAGCGAGAACGGCACGGAGAACGGCTCCCACAAGGGCCGGTCCAGAGGAAAGTAG
- the ybeY gene encoding rRNA maturation RNase YbeY, which translates to MSIDVNNESGTEVDEQAILDIARYALARMRIHPLSELSVIVVDADAMEQLHIQWMDLPGPTDVMSFPMDELRPPMKDDEEPPQGLLGDIVLCPEVALKQGEEAPTAHSMDEELQLLTVHGVLHLLGYDHEEPDEKAEMFGLQAAIVDGWRAEQGLTGPSPAPTVS; encoded by the coding sequence ATGTCGATCGACGTCAACAACGAATCCGGCACCGAGGTCGACGAGCAGGCGATCCTCGACATCGCCCGCTACGCGCTGGCGCGGATGCGGATCCACCCGCTCTCCGAACTCTCGGTGATCGTCGTGGACGCCGACGCCATGGAGCAGCTGCACATCCAGTGGATGGACCTGCCCGGCCCCACGGACGTGATGTCCTTCCCGATGGACGAGCTGCGCCCGCCGATGAAGGACGACGAGGAGCCCCCGCAGGGGCTCCTCGGCGACATCGTGCTGTGCCCCGAGGTCGCCCTCAAGCAGGGCGAGGAGGCCCCCACGGCCCACTCCATGGACGAGGAGCTCCAGCTCCTGACCGTCCACGGCGTCCTGCACCTGCTCGGGTACGACCACGAGGAGCCCGACGAGAAGGCCGAGATGTTCGGCCTCCAGGCCGCCATCGTCGACGGCTGGCGGGCCGAGCAGGGCCTCACCGGGCCCTCTCCGGCGCCGACCGTCTCGTAA
- a CDS encoding ribonuclease Z, protein MSVRELVVLGTASQVPTRHRNHNGYVLLWDGEGIMFDPGEGTQRQMLRASVAAHDLHRICVTHFHGDHSLGLAGVIQRINLDRVPHPVTAHYPASGEHFFDRLRYATAYRETVRIAQEPVAADGLLATAPSYRLEAAKLSHPVESYGYRVVEPDGRRMLPRLLAERGVTGPDVGVLQRAGSLRGISVDEVSEVRRGQRFAFVMDTRLCDGVYALADGCDMLVIESTFLDEDHRLASDHGHLTAGQAAAVARDAGVRHLVLTHFSQRYPDPSAFERQARAAGFEGELTVARDLMRVPLPKRSP, encoded by the coding sequence GTGTCCGTACGCGAACTGGTGGTGCTCGGCACCGCGAGCCAGGTCCCGACCCGGCACCGCAACCACAACGGGTACGTGCTGCTGTGGGACGGCGAGGGCATCATGTTCGACCCCGGCGAGGGCACGCAGCGGCAGATGCTGCGTGCCTCCGTGGCCGCGCACGACCTCCACCGCATCTGCGTCACGCACTTCCACGGGGACCACTCCCTGGGCCTCGCCGGCGTCATCCAGCGCATCAACCTGGACCGCGTGCCGCACCCCGTCACCGCCCACTACCCGGCGTCCGGGGAGCACTTCTTCGACCGCCTGCGGTACGCGACCGCGTACCGCGAGACGGTCCGCATCGCCCAGGAGCCCGTCGCCGCCGACGGCCTCCTCGCCACCGCGCCGTCGTACCGCCTGGAGGCGGCGAAGCTCTCCCACCCCGTCGAGTCGTACGGCTACCGCGTCGTCGAGCCCGACGGGCGGCGCATGCTGCCGCGGCTCCTCGCCGAGCGCGGCGTCACCGGGCCCGACGTCGGTGTCCTCCAGCGCGCGGGCAGCCTGCGGGGGATCAGCGTCGACGAGGTGAGCGAGGTGCGGCGCGGACAGCGGTTCGCCTTCGTGATGGACACCCGGCTGTGCGACGGCGTGTACGCGCTCGCGGACGGCTGCGACATGCTCGTCATCGAGTCCACGTTCCTCGACGAGGACCATCGACTCGCCTCCGACCACGGCCATCTGACGGCGGGTCAGGCGGCGGCGGTGGCCAGGGACGCGGGGGTCAGGCACCTCGTCCTCACCCACTTCAGCCAGCGCTACCCGGACCCGTCCGCCTTCGAGCGGCAGGCGCGGGCCGCCGGTTTCGAGGGGGAGCTGACGGTGGCGCGGGACCTGATGCGGGTGCCGCTGCCGAAGCGCAGCCCCTGA
- a CDS encoding MmcQ/YjbR family DNA-binding protein encodes MTPQELRTFCLAFNDAVEDFPFGPETSVFKVAGKLFALSALDRRPLTVNLKCDPEIAPQLRAQYPDIVPGWHMNKRHWNTVTADADLPDQLVRELIEDSYDLVVAGLPRAERLRLDRP; translated from the coding sequence ATGACCCCGCAGGAGCTGCGGACGTTCTGCCTGGCGTTCAACGACGCGGTCGAGGACTTTCCCTTCGGCCCCGAGACGTCGGTGTTCAAGGTGGCGGGCAAGCTGTTCGCCCTGAGCGCCCTGGACCGGCGGCCACTGACGGTGAATCTGAAGTGCGACCCCGAGATCGCCCCGCAGCTGCGGGCCCAGTACCCCGACATCGTGCCCGGCTGGCACATGAACAAGCGGCACTGGAACACGGTCACGGCCGACGCCGACCTGCCCGACCAGCTGGTCCGCGAGCTCATCGAGGACTCCTACGACCTGGTGGTGGCGGGCCTGCCA
- a CDS encoding hemolysin family protein codes for MSLQLIAGAVALVVVAWLAACAEAGIARVSSFRAEEAVRSGRRGSAKLAQVAADPTRYLNVALLVRVACEMAAAALVTYACLQEFDATWEALAVAIGVMVLVSYVAVGVSPRTIGRQHPLNTATAAAYVLLPLARVMGPVPPLLILIGNALTPGKGFRRGPFASEAELRAMVDLAEKESLIEDEERRMVHSVFELGDTLVREVMVPRTDLISIERYKTIRQALTLALRSGFSRIPVTGESEDDVVGIVYLKDLARKTHINRDAENDLVSTAMRPATFVPDTKNAGDLLREMQQERNHVAVVIDEYGGTAGIVTIEDILEEIVGEITDEYDRELPPVEDLGGGAYRVTARLDIGDLGELYGLEAYDDEDVETVGGLLAKQLGRVPIAGAKAVVTLPDERALRLTAEAAAGRRNKIVTVLVEPVGAASGEESGR; via the coding sequence ATGTCCCTCCAGCTCATCGCGGGCGCCGTCGCCCTGGTCGTGGTGGCCTGGCTCGCCGCCTGCGCCGAGGCGGGCATCGCCCGCGTCTCCAGCTTCCGCGCCGAGGAGGCCGTCCGCTCCGGGCGGCGCGGCAGCGCGAAGCTCGCCCAGGTGGCCGCCGACCCGACCCGCTATCTGAACGTGGCGCTGCTCGTCCGCGTCGCCTGCGAGATGGCGGCGGCGGCCCTCGTGACGTACGCCTGCCTCCAGGAGTTCGACGCCACCTGGGAGGCCCTCGCCGTCGCCATCGGCGTCATGGTCCTCGTCTCGTACGTGGCCGTCGGCGTGTCCCCGCGCACCATCGGCCGCCAGCACCCGCTGAACACGGCCACGGCCGCCGCGTACGTACTGCTCCCGCTGGCCCGCGTCATGGGACCCGTCCCGCCCCTGCTCATCCTCATCGGCAACGCGCTCACGCCGGGCAAGGGCTTCAGGCGCGGCCCGTTCGCCTCCGAGGCCGAGCTGCGGGCCATGGTCGACCTCGCCGAGAAGGAGTCCCTGATCGAGGACGAGGAGCGCCGCATGGTGCACTCCGTCTTCGAGCTGGGCGACACGCTCGTGCGCGAAGTCATGGTCCCGCGCACCGACTTGATCTCCATCGAGCGCTACAAGACCATCCGGCAGGCGCTGACGCTCGCGCTGCGCTCCGGCTTCTCGCGCATCCCGGTCACCGGCGAGAGCGAGGACGACGTGGTCGGCATCGTCTATCTGAAGGACCTGGCCCGCAAGACGCACATCAACCGCGACGCCGAGAACGACCTGGTGTCGACCGCCATGCGCCCCGCCACCTTCGTGCCCGACACGAAGAACGCGGGCGACCTGCTGCGCGAGATGCAGCAGGAACGCAACCACGTCGCCGTCGTCATCGACGAGTACGGCGGCACCGCCGGGATCGTCACCATCGAGGACATCCTGGAGGAGATCGTCGGCGAGATCACCGACGAGTACGACCGGGAGCTGCCGCCCGTCGAGGACCTGGGCGGCGGCGCCTACCGCGTCACCGCCCGGCTCGACATCGGCGACCTCGGCGAGCTGTACGGCCTGGAGGCGTACGACGACGAGGACGTGGAGACCGTCGGCGGGCTGCTCGCCAAGCAGCTCGGGCGGGTGCCGATCGCCGGTGCCAAGGCCGTGGTGACGCTGCCGGACGAGCGGGCGCTGCGGCTGACCGCCGAGGCCGCGGCGGGGCGGCGCAACAAGATCGTGACGGTGCTCGTGGAGCCGGTGGGAGCCGCCTCCGGGGAGGAGTCCGGACGATGA
- a CDS encoding adenosine deaminase, which translates to MPLPKAELHLHIEGTLEPELAFALAERNGVTLPYADTEALRKAYLFQDLQSFLDLYYGLMAVLRTEADFEELADAYLARAAAQGVRHAEIFFDPQAHTARGVEIGTVVEGLGRALDRSRERHGITTRLIMCFLRDESAESAMDTLEAAKPHLHRITGVGLDSAEVGHPPRKFAAVYEAAAALGLRRVAHAGEEGPAAYVTEALDVLGVERVDHGLRCVEDPELVRRLVRDRVPLTLCPLSNVRLRAVDVLEDHPLPQMMAAGLLCTVNSDDPAYFGGYVGDTFHAVHEALGLDQDQLRELARNSFEAAFLDGSPEEEALRAAYLAEVEAYQFD; encoded by the coding sequence ATGCCCCTCCCCAAGGCCGAACTCCACCTGCACATCGAAGGCACCCTGGAGCCCGAGCTCGCCTTCGCCCTCGCCGAGCGCAACGGCGTCACCCTGCCGTACGCCGACACCGAGGCCCTCCGCAAGGCCTATCTCTTCCAGGACCTCCAGTCCTTCCTCGACCTCTACTACGGCCTCATGGCCGTGCTGCGCACGGAGGCCGACTTCGAGGAGCTCGCCGACGCCTACCTCGCCCGCGCCGCCGCCCAGGGCGTGCGCCACGCCGAGATCTTCTTCGACCCCCAGGCCCACACCGCGCGCGGTGTGGAGATCGGCACGGTCGTCGAGGGCCTGGGCCGCGCGCTCGACCGCAGCCGCGAGCGCCACGGCATCACCACCCGCCTCATCATGTGCTTCCTGCGCGACGAGTCCGCCGAGTCGGCCATGGACACCCTGGAGGCCGCGAAGCCCCACCTCCACCGCATCACCGGGGTCGGCCTCGACTCGGCCGAGGTGGGCCACCCGCCGCGCAAGTTCGCCGCCGTGTACGAGGCGGCGGCCGCGCTCGGCCTGCGCCGGGTCGCCCACGCGGGCGAGGAGGGCCCCGCCGCGTACGTGACCGAGGCCCTGGACGTCCTCGGCGTCGAGCGCGTCGACCACGGCCTGCGCTGCGTCGAGGACCCGGAGCTGGTCCGCCGCCTGGTCCGCGACCGCGTCCCGCTGACCCTCTGCCCCCTCTCCAACGTCCGTCTGCGCGCCGTCGACGTCCTGGAGGACCACCCCCTGCCGCAGATGATGGCCGCGGGCCTGCTGTGCACGGTCAACTCCGACGACCCCGCGTACTTCGGCGGCTACGTCGGCGACACCTTCCACGCGGTGCACGAGGCCCTCGGCCTCGACCAGGACCAGCTCCGCGAACTGGCCCGCAACTCCTTCGAGGCGGCCTTCCTCGACGGCTCCCCGGAGGAAGAGGCGCTGCGCGCGGCGTACTTGGCCGAGGTGGAGGCGTACCAGTTCGACTAG
- a CDS encoding histidine triad nucleotide-binding protein, whose amino-acid sequence MAGEPQDDCLFCKIVAKEVPATVVRETETTLAFRDINPQAPTHVLVIPKVHYPDAASLAAAEPSAAADVLREAGEVAAQEQADSYRIVFNTGAGAGQTVFHAHAHVLGGRGLQWPPG is encoded by the coding sequence ATGGCGGGCGAACCACAGGACGACTGCTTGTTCTGCAAGATCGTGGCGAAGGAGGTGCCCGCGACCGTCGTGCGCGAGACGGAGACCACCCTCGCCTTCCGCGACATCAACCCCCAGGCGCCGACGCACGTCCTGGTGATCCCCAAGGTGCACTACCCGGACGCCGCGTCCCTCGCCGCCGCCGAGCCCTCGGCCGCCGCCGACGTGCTGCGCGAGGCGGGCGAGGTGGCCGCCCAGGAGCAGGCGGACAGCTACCGCATCGTCTTCAACACCGGGGCCGGCGCCGGGCAGACCGTCTTCCACGCGCACGCCCACGTCCTGGGCGGCCGCGGCCTCCAGTGGCCCCCCGGATAG